The following are from one region of the Acanthopagrus latus isolate v.2019 chromosome 2, fAcaLat1.1, whole genome shotgun sequence genome:
- the limk1a gene encoding LIM domain kinase 1a isoform X3: MVGDLFFWSFCCLRLWKRDKKVAGEQKYHPECFTCLNCRAFIGDGDTYALVERSKLYCGHCYYQTIVTPVSLPDSPCSRIPHTVTLVSIPASAEGNNGRRGRGFSVAIDQPLSPTNCYSPEHGPTVRVSQVDTDCISPDVKNSIHVGDRILEINGTPIHNVPLDEIDLLIQETSRLLQLTIEHDPHSQGQEGGSSEAEEQTDGPLSTPLSEGPSPILPITTPPHPDISSLKSRMITRSYSIDKSPGSSNAASPISQRKDINRSESLRVVSNRTHRIFRPSDLIHGEVLGKGCFGQAIKVTHRETGEVMVMKELIRFDDETQRTFLKEVKVMRCLDHPNVLKFIGVLYKDKRLNFIAEYIKGGTLREIIKKMDCNYPWNQRVSFANDIAAGMTYLHSMNIIHRDLNSHNCLVREDNTVVVADFGLSRLMVDDKHEDKLSQGKLPGLKRPDRRKRYTVVGNPYWMAPEMIHGKSYDERVDIFSFGIMLCEIIGRVNADPDYLPRAMDFGLNVSGFLEHYCPPNCPPAFFPMAAVCCELDADKRPAFSKLEEWLENLKMHLDIGLPLVSELDQLHKAFWVNHRITRPENGLHTHPEQPE; encoded by the exons ATGGTGGGAGACCtgtttttctggagcttctgcTGTCTCAGGCTGTGGAAAAGAGATAAGAAg GTCGCAGGGGAACAGAAATATCACCCAGAATGCTTCACCTGTCTGAACTGCAGGGCGTTCATCGGTGATGGAGACACATACGCTCTGGTGGAGAGATCCAAACTCTACTG CGGTCACTGTTACTATCAGACCATCGTCACCCCAGTGTCGCTGCCAGACTCGCCGTGCTCACGGATCCCTCACACCGTCACCCTTGTGTCAATCCCGGCCTCCGCCGAGGGCAACAACGGACGCAGGGGGCGAGGTTTCTCTGTAGCCATCGACCAGCCGCTCAGCCCGACCAACTGCTACAGTCCTGAACATGGACCCACCGTCAGAGTCTCACA GGTGGACACGGACTGCATCAGTCCAGATGTGAAAAACTCCATTCATGTTGGAGATCGGATCCTTGAGATTAATGGGACACCTATTCACAATGTTCCACTGGATGAG ATCGACCTGCTGATCCAGGAGACGAGccggctgctgcagctcaccatCGAGCACGACCCTCACAGTCAGGGGCAGGAGGGAGGTTCCTCAGAGGCCGAGGAGCAGACGGACGGCCCCTTGTCCACCCCGCTGTCAGAGGGCCCCAGCCCCATCCTGCCCATCAccacacccccccaccccgacATCAGCAGCCTGAAATCCCGCATGATCAC GCGGAGCTACAGCATCGATAAATCACCAGGCTCCAGCAACGCAGCATCCCCCATCTCCCAGAGGAAGGACATAAATCGATCGGAGTCGCTCCGCGTTGTGTCCAACCGAACGCACCGCATCTTCCGGCCATCTGACCTCATCCATGGCGAGGTGCTGGGGAAGGGCTGCTTCGGACAGGCCATCAAG GTGACCCACAGGGAGACCGGggaggtgatggtgatgaaggaGTTGATTCGCTTTGATGACGAGACACAGAGAACATTCCTGAAAGAG GTGAAGGTCATGCGTTGCCTGGATCACCCCAACGTGCTCAAGTTCATCGGAGTCCTCTACAAGGACAAACGACTCAACTTCATCGCGGAGTACATAAAGGGAGGCACCTTGAGGGAAATCATCAAGAAAATG GACTGCAACTATCCCTGGAACCAGCGGGTTAGTTTTGCCAATGACATCGCTGCTGGGATG ACATATCTGCATTCCATGAACATCATCCACCGGGACCTGAACTCCCACAATTGTCTTGTCAGAGAG GACAACACAGTGGTGGTGGCAGACTTCGGGCTGTCTCGCCTCATGGTGGATGACAAGCATGAGGACAAGTTGTCGCAGGGTAAACTGCCGGGCCTCAAGAGGCCTGACCGCAGGAAGAGGTACACGGTGGTTGGAAACCCTTACTGGATGGCTCCTGAGATGATCCACG GGAAGAGCTACGATGAGAGAGTAGACATCTTCTCGTTCGGTATCATGCTCTGTGAG ATAATTGGCAGGGTGAACGCAGACCCAGACTACCTCCCCAGGGCGATGGATTTCGGACTGAATGTGTCCGGCTTCCTGGAGCACTACTGTCCCCCGAACTGTCCCCCTGCCTTCTTCCCcatggctgctgtgtgctgtgagcTTGATGCAGACAAACG GCCTGCTTTCTCCAAGCTGGAGGAGTGGCTTGAGAACCTGAAGATGCACTTGGACATTGGTCTTCCCCTGGTGTCAGAACTGGACCAGCTGCACAAGGCCTTCTGGGTGAACCACAGAATCACACGCCCTGAAAACGGCCTGCACACCCACCCCGAACAGCCGGAGTAG